The Hyphomicrobiales bacterium genome includes the window ATCTGGCATGCTAATTGATTTAGCTTTTTGCGCGCCCCGCGGCATCGCGCCGCGCGCGGCGTGCTGCCCGATCGTGCGGTCGGGCGCGGAGCCACCGGAGACACGGGGGAGCGACCCATGAAAATCGTGATGGCTGTGATCAAGCCGTTCAAGCTGGACGCGGTGCGCGAAGCGCTGACCGAGATCGGCGTCCAGGGCCTGACGGTCACGGAAGTGAAGGGGTATGGCCGCCAGCGGGGCCATACCGAGATCTACCGCGGCGCGGAATATGCCGTGAACTTCGTGCCGAAACTCAAGATCGAGGTCGTCGTTGCCGCCGACATGGCCGACCGGGCCGTCGAGGCGATCACCAACGCGGCCCGCACCGGCGAGATCGGCGACGGCAAGATCTTCGTCTTCGCTATTGACAGC containing:
- a CDS encoding P-II family nitrogen regulator, which encodes MKIVMAVIKPFKLDAVREALTEIGVQGLTVTEVKGYGRQRGHTEIYRGAEYAVNFVPKLKIEVVVAADMADRAVEAITNAARTGEIGDGKIFVFAIDSAVRIRTGETDADAL